In a single window of the Thermofilum uzonense genome:
- a CDS encoding TatD family hydrolase produces the protein MTSLVDAHVHLYEFNRKEIEDFISSNMLLVAVAEDYDSSIRNLELRDEFPENVRACVGLHPWNVKQEADALRQLEQINGLLKEADCVGEVGLDLKFTPTTFNLQKQVFQALLDMAVSHSLPLNLHAAGAWSQVFEMLVQRGAKKAIFHWYTGPISLLQEITEKGLYISINASASIQEKSKNIARNTPLHLLLTESDGPYSYRGLNLSPLLIPGLVKLISNLKRIEEGKLTQEIHKNITTLFQKH, from the coding sequence TTGACGTCACTCGTAGACGCACACGTGCATCTCTACGAGTTCAACCGCAAGGAAATAGAGGATTTCATAAGCTCAAACATGCTACTAGTCGCAGTCGCCGAGGACTACGACTCCTCTATACGAAACCTCGAGCTACGCGATGAATTCCCCGAGAACGTAAGGGCGTGCGTCGGCCTACATCCCTGGAATGTGAAACAGGAAGCCGACGCTCTCAGACAACTAGAACAGATCAACGGGCTTCTCAAAGAAGCTGACTGCGTAGGCGAGGTAGGGCTAGACTTAAAGTTCACCCCAACCACATTCAACCTCCAAAAGCAGGTATTCCAAGCCCTACTCGACATGGCTGTAAGCCACTCCCTACCACTAAACCTGCACGCCGCCGGCGCTTGGAGCCAAGTCTTCGAGATGCTCGTCCAGAGAGGGGCCAAGAAGGCAATATTTCACTGGTACACGGGGCCGATTAGCTTACTACAGGAGATAACCGAGAAGGGCTTATACATAAGCATCAATGCCTCTGCAAGCATCCAAGAAAAGTCTAAAAACATAGCCCGCAACACACCACTACACCTACTCCTCACGGAAAGCGACGGTCCATACTCATACAGAGGGCTCAACCTATCACCACTCCTAATACCAGGACTAGTAAAACTCATCTCAAACCTCAAGAGAATAGAGGAAGGAAAACTCACACAGGAAATCCACAAGAATATCACAACTCTATTCCAGAAACACTAA
- a CDS encoding DUF4129 domain-containing protein has translation MRLRPEIPLIPILTLAILLSASSSPRELVLPAFAGDDFFAVIFLLLVSFLAFNIIIMRHEIVELIRELLRRDERKLQGRSRNFLSSILFNLILLLIVFLIFNRGSSGENSRIMLREGSTMNQSPVLLNTSITSVSVEQTAGHISSTQGTLYKFTPAILAAILAITVITVLLAFREKDVENGKEEVRAFQAHMLRESRNALLSLKSNRNLREIIVELYNSLCRELEKSKIPISGEMTAREIMRETMNLAPHVPVEPLVELTYLFEKALYSNHEMFDEDKVRAERSLLQIISSLESGARYGAN, from the coding sequence TTGCGTCTTAGGCCTGAAATCCCCTTGATACCAATACTAACACTGGCCATCTTATTATCGGCGTCTTCCTCTCCTAGAGAGCTCGTTCTCCCTGCGTTTGCTGGGGATGATTTTTTTGCAGTAATTTTCCTCTTGCTTGTGTCCTTTCTGGCCTTCAATATCATCATTATGAGACACGAGATAGTAGAGTTGATTAGGGAACTTCTAAGGAGAGATGAGAGAAAACTTCAAGGTCGTAGCAGGAACTTCCTATCCTCAATACTATTCAACCTTATCCTATTGTTGATTGTTTTCCTTATTTTCAACCGTGGCTCCAGTGGCGAGAATTCAAGGATTATGCTACGCGAAGGATCCACTATGAATCAGTCTCCAGTGCTCCTTAATACTTCCATTACGTCTGTTTCGGTCGAGCAGACTGCGGGTCACATATCATCCACGCAAGGTACCCTCTACAAGTTTACACCGGCAATACTAGCTGCCATACTGGCTATAACAGTGATCACAGTGCTCCTCGCGTTCCGCGAGAAAGACGTGGAAAATGGTAAGGAAGAGGTTCGTGCTTTTCAAGCTCATATGCTTCGTGAGAGCAGGAACGCGCTTCTAAGCTTGAAGTCTAATAGGAATTTAAGGGAAATAATAGTGGAGTTGTACAACTCTCTTTGTCGAGAGCTGGAAAAAAGCAAGATTCCTATAAGCGGCGAAATGACTGCAAGGGAAATAATGAGGGAAACGATGAACCTGGCCCCCCATGTTCCAGTCGAGCCTCTTGTAGAGTTAACATATCTTTTTGAGAAAGCCCTCTACAGCAATCATGAGATGTTTGACGAGGACAAGGTGAGGGCTGAGAGGTCTCTCCTTCAGATCATTAGCTCACTTGAGAGCGGTGCGCGGTATGGTGCGAATTGA
- a CDS encoding inositol monophosphatase family protein, with protein sequence MDPSLLLEAARKAARRGGEAAVKAIREGVGSSVVGRGEGGDYSLRGDVESEKMILDSLLEDLGTIRIVSEEMGERRHNGEAELTAIIDPIDGSRNYKRGLPFFAVSVAIARGETLEDVVAAAIYAPLLNLEFTALKGKGAFLNGNLIHVTTHTTLKDGIVFVGSSPKAVFLPHTYTLNLVSRGAIVRSLGSASLELSFVASGGADAYIDYWGTMRVIDIAAAYLIAREAGAWVKTRGSKNEKVALSLRERLLILASSTHQLGAELHGLFKETFGFNPEEILLVKQP encoded by the coding sequence TTGGATCCTAGCCTACTTCTCGAAGCCGCACGGAAGGCCGCCAGGCGCGGAGGAGAGGCAGCCGTCAAGGCGATAAGGGAAGGAGTGGGTTCCAGCGTCGTTGGTAGAGGAGAGGGAGGCGACTACTCTCTCAGAGGCGACGTCGAGTCCGAGAAAATGATACTGGATTCTCTCTTAGAGGATCTAGGAACCATAAGGATAGTCAGCGAGGAAATGGGTGAAAGACGGCATAACGGTGAAGCCGAGTTAACAGCCATAATAGACCCTATAGATGGGAGCCGAAACTATAAACGGGGTCTTCCATTCTTTGCGGTCTCGGTGGCCATAGCAAGGGGAGAAACCCTAGAGGACGTCGTTGCGGCAGCCATATACGCGCCCCTCCTAAACCTAGAGTTCACAGCCCTTAAAGGCAAAGGAGCATTCCTCAACGGCAACCTCATACACGTGACCACGCACACCACGCTAAAGGACGGCATAGTATTCGTGGGCTCCTCCCCAAAGGCCGTCTTCCTACCCCACACATACACCCTAAACCTTGTCTCAAGGGGAGCCATCGTTAGAAGCCTGGGTAGCGCGAGTCTAGAGCTGTCCTTTGTCGCCTCCGGCGGGGCAGACGCGTACATAGACTACTGGGGCACAATGAGGGTCATAGACATAGCCGCAGCATACCTTATCGCAAGAGAAGCCGGCGCCTGGGTAAAGACAAGAGGGTCCAAAAACGAGAAGGTAGCCCTATCCCTCCGAGAAAGACTCCTAATATTAGCCTCCTCCACACATCAACTCGGAGCCGAACTCCATGGGCTCTTCAAGGAAACCTTCGGCTTTAACCCCGAAGAGATACTCTTGGTGAAGCAGCCTTGA
- a CDS encoding AAA family ATPase: MSEGSPFDGLFEELAKAIVGKKDVIEKVLVSFLAQGHLLIEDYPGMAKTLLASSFAAALDLEFKRIQFTPDLLPQDITGGYYWDVKSGEFKLRKGPIFTNILLADEINRAPPKTQSALLEAMQERQVTIEGNTIPLNEPFMVIATLNPIEYEGTYPLPEAQLDRFIIKTRMGYPDPAEERLILRKRIERRSDKPKINKVLGRDQILAMQRKVEDVYVDDAILDYIVRIASMTREAKEAEVGVSPRGSEALLKASRALALIRGRDYVIPDDVKELAIPVLAHRLVLRVESVVRGSTAEEIIRHVLEKVEVPRGFRG; encoded by the coding sequence ATGAGCGAGGGGTCTCCCTTTGATGGGCTATTCGAGGAGCTGGCAAAAGCCATAGTCGGGAAAAAAGACGTGATCGAGAAGGTCCTGGTCTCGTTTCTAGCGCAGGGGCACCTTCTTATCGAGGACTACCCTGGCATGGCTAAGACTCTATTAGCTTCTTCATTTGCGGCAGCTCTTGATCTCGAATTCAAGAGGATACAGTTCACGCCGGACTTGCTCCCTCAAGACATCACTGGAGGATACTATTGGGATGTGAAGAGCGGCGAGTTTAAGCTTAGAAAGGGGCCAATATTTACCAACATACTGCTGGCTGACGAGATAAATAGGGCGCCCCCGAAGACTCAGAGCGCGCTCCTCGAGGCTATGCAGGAGCGGCAAGTTACGATCGAGGGAAACACGATACCCTTGAATGAGCCTTTCATGGTTATAGCGACCCTCAACCCTATCGAATACGAGGGAACTTATCCCCTGCCCGAGGCACAGCTCGACCGCTTCATCATCAAGACGCGGATGGGCTACCCGGATCCTGCCGAAGAGAGGCTGATCCTTAGAAAAAGGATTGAAAGGAGATCCGATAAGCCCAAGATAAACAAGGTTCTGGGTCGGGACCAGATTCTTGCAATGCAAAGGAAGGTTGAAGATGTGTACGTTGACGACGCTATTCTCGATTATATCGTGAGGATAGCCTCGATGACTAGAGAGGCAAAGGAGGCGGAAGTAGGGGTAAGCCCGAGAGGCTCAGAGGCGTTACTAAAGGCTTCACGCGCACTTGCATTGATACGCGGCCGAGACTACGTTATACCTGACGATGTGAAAGAGCTCGCTATTCCAGTCTTGGCGCACCGGCTTGTTCTACGGGTTGAGAGTGTTGTGCGGGGCTCTACGGCTGAAGAAATCATAAGACATGTATTAGAGAAGGTAGAAGTGCCGCGTGGTTTTAGGGGTTAA
- a CDS encoding PAC2 family protein, with product MGVEAGKKFNPRWITRLVKTLEYGSYKLFLYKEFKTREGILVQGLPGIGLVGKIAVDYLVSTLKLEKVAELIGPGLLLPVGNAGVFVDQTGQMQLPSYKFYLFQGASRDIVFLTSEVQPAVWAQYEVAEVVLEFFRSVGGSSVISLCGTSSETPEIEVVYAVAKSMRLGELESLGLRRSIGGTITGACGLLPTLASLNGLEGIVIMGSTTTPEPNFESSREVIRIVSKLLGIEISLESLDKMIEEERAKRRELERELSGVEEKVREKSEGLPSWYV from the coding sequence GTGGGTGTTGAGGCTGGCAAGAAATTTAACCCGCGCTGGATTACAAGACTTGTGAAAACGTTAGAGTACGGGAGTTATAAGCTCTTCCTTTACAAGGAGTTTAAGACACGTGAGGGTATCCTCGTCCAGGGGCTACCAGGCATAGGGCTCGTGGGGAAGATAGCGGTGGACTACCTCGTGAGTACCCTTAAGCTTGAGAAGGTCGCCGAGCTTATAGGTCCGGGACTACTTCTACCTGTCGGTAACGCAGGGGTATTCGTAGACCAGACAGGTCAAATGCAGCTTCCATCCTATAAGTTTTACTTGTTCCAGGGAGCCTCTAGAGACATAGTCTTCCTGACGAGCGAGGTTCAGCCAGCAGTCTGGGCCCAGTATGAGGTCGCGGAGGTGGTTCTAGAGTTCTTTAGGTCAGTGGGAGGCTCGTCCGTGATCAGCTTATGTGGCACTAGCTCGGAGACCCCTGAGATAGAGGTGGTCTATGCTGTAGCCAAGTCCATGAGACTGGGCGAGCTTGAGTCGCTCGGGCTGAGGAGGAGCATTGGGGGTACAATAACCGGGGCTTGCGGTCTCCTCCCAACGCTGGCATCTCTCAACGGGCTTGAGGGCATCGTCATAATGGGGAGTACTACTACACCCGAGCCTAACTTTGAGTCTTCAAGAGAAGTAATAAGGATAGTCTCAAAGCTTCTTGGGATAGAGATCAGCCTTGAAAGCCTAGACAAGATGATAGAGGAGGAGCGGGCAAAGAGACGTGAACTTGAGAGAGAGCTTAGCGGCGTTGAGGAGAAAGTGAGGGAGAAGAGCGAGGGCCTGCCGAGCTGGTATGTTTAA
- a CDS encoding DUF58 domain-containing protein, protein MKGLVTGLTVLVLSLIAVLTQTWILLLLELPLLYPLLLSMAFPLLRVYGVKVRREVSRKRVVEGDTVTVTLLIKNDSGRLLFLRILEEIEPPLEVIDGSLRGFFVLKQGEEGKLSYKVSAKRRGHFNLGPTRVEAYDPFLLRREEIFALEPDEIAVFPRILRKYRIAVTSRFTMPRPGEIASKQAGDGGDFLEVREAQEYILRRVNWKATARTRHWMINAFEGERLTSILVILDVSGKRLLGEVIDDFIDELVRIAASIVYSFISAGNNVALLVVGNYRDWIRPGAGKKQLFRLLTSLADVRYLSTKQIIEYEEVFKRISLLISPLGSSVVIISPFAEKEIYDTVSFAESMGYPVTCVAVNPFSIRWTRDQQLNQLLTESWKKGVLKLLSDRRRKLVLVEST, encoded by the coding sequence ATGAAGGGATTGGTCACTGGTCTAACAGTTCTTGTTCTGTCACTTATAGCTGTGTTAACGCAGACGTGGATTTTGCTTTTGTTAGAGCTGCCCTTGCTCTACCCGTTGCTGTTAAGCATGGCTTTTCCACTGTTGAGAGTATACGGGGTTAAGGTTAGGAGAGAAGTCTCGAGGAAAAGGGTCGTTGAAGGGGATACCGTTACGGTTACTCTATTGATCAAGAACGATAGTGGGAGGCTTTTGTTTTTAAGGATTCTGGAAGAAATCGAACCTCCTTTAGAAGTCATAGATGGAAGCTTAAGAGGCTTTTTCGTGCTTAAACAAGGAGAAGAAGGAAAACTCTCCTATAAGGTGTCGGCCAAGAGGAGAGGCCACTTTAATTTAGGCCCTACGAGAGTCGAAGCCTACGACCCTTTTCTACTCCGTCGAGAAGAGATATTCGCCCTGGAGCCAGACGAGATAGCTGTTTTTCCACGCATCCTGAGAAAATATCGTATAGCTGTGACTTCTCGCTTTACGATGCCCCGTCCGGGAGAAATAGCTTCAAAACAAGCGGGCGATGGTGGAGACTTCCTTGAAGTTCGGGAGGCCCAGGAGTACATACTTCGACGCGTAAATTGGAAAGCAACTGCGAGAACCCGACACTGGATGATCAACGCCTTCGAGGGTGAAAGGCTAACCAGTATACTGGTTATTCTCGATGTAAGTGGTAAAAGGCTTTTGGGAGAAGTTATAGATGATTTTATAGATGAGCTTGTGCGGATAGCCGCCTCGATAGTATACTCCTTTATAAGTGCGGGCAATAACGTGGCCTTACTCGTAGTTGGCAACTACAGAGACTGGATTAGGCCGGGTGCAGGTAAAAAACAGTTGTTTAGACTGTTGACATCTCTGGCGGATGTAAGATATCTATCCACGAAACAGATAATAGAATACGAGGAGGTCTTCAAGAGAATCTCTCTACTTATTAGTCCCCTTGGATCCTCTGTTGTAATCATATCTCCCTTCGCCGAGAAGGAAATCTACGATACTGTGTCCTTCGCTGAGAGCATGGGGTACCCGGTAACCTGTGTCGCGGTGAATCCTTTTTCAATAAGATGGACACGAGACCAACAGCTTAACCAACTGTTAACGGAGTCCTGGAAGAAGGGAGTCTTGAAGCTGCTATCTGATAGGAGGAGGAAACTCGTCCTGGTGGAGTCCACGTGA